The following are from one region of the Phormidium sp. PBR-2020 genome:
- a CDS encoding carbohydrate porin, with the protein MVSNLWWSALTGSASLLSLLTLSNVAQGQQLSVEELSLPDSSRSLDQVTSVSQLSDVQPTDWAFQALQSLVERYGCIAGYPDGTFRGNNFMTRYEFAAGLNACLDQIVAILGNGDTLDPSDLATIRRLQEEFAAELATLRGRVDGLEARTAELEANQFSTTTKLNGEVIFALSDTFGAAVGESSGDPTQTQFGYRARLNFDASFTGRDRLRIRLQDRNLVNFGTGNTGTNMTRLGFAGTTDGVELARLAYRFPITDNIRGYLSGTGLSAENISDAISPIAGGGSGAISRFGRYNPVFRLSSGAGVGLQASFGDFGLDLGYLAGNANNPTPKNGLFNGEQGVFANLTFSPSNNFNLGVFYDRHHFPGGQVNLSGSTGSRRATNPFGSDVAVGADTLGSQFRLGLGAIDLSGWVGFTWANAQNNGNGFESGDRAEVINYALALTAPDLGGPGNLAGLVVGVPPQATRVQRSDPALLGQEDTDTSLHIEAFYRYRLSDNIAITPGFFVVTNPEHNSNNEAQWVGTIRTTFSF; encoded by the coding sequence ATCGTGTCTAATTTATGGTGGAGCGCCCTAACGGGAAGTGCCAGTCTTTTAAGTCTTCTGACTCTGTCTAACGTTGCCCAGGGTCAGCAACTCTCAGTCGAGGAGTTGAGTCTCCCCGATTCGTCGCGGTCGTTAGACCAGGTCACATCCGTCTCGCAGCTTTCCGATGTGCAGCCAACGGACTGGGCGTTTCAGGCGTTGCAGTCTTTGGTTGAACGCTACGGTTGTATCGCCGGTTATCCTGATGGGACTTTCCGGGGCAACAACTTCATGACTCGTTATGAGTTTGCTGCCGGTCTCAATGCCTGTTTAGATCAGATTGTGGCCATTCTGGGTAACGGGGATACTCTCGATCCGAGTGATTTGGCAACAATTCGCCGCTTGCAGGAAGAATTTGCCGCTGAATTGGCCACTCTGCGGGGCCGGGTGGATGGCCTGGAGGCCCGCACCGCTGAACTCGAAGCCAATCAATTCTCCACGACAACCAAACTGAATGGTGAAGTTATTTTTGCCCTCTCGGATACCTTTGGTGCTGCTGTTGGGGAGTCCAGTGGTGACCCGACTCAAACTCAATTTGGTTATCGGGCCCGGCTCAACTTTGATGCCAGTTTCACGGGACGCGATCGCCTCCGCATTCGCCTCCAAGACCGCAACTTAGTCAACTTTGGCACCGGGAACACTGGCACCAACATGACTCGTCTGGGCTTTGCTGGAACTACCGATGGCGTTGAGTTAGCGCGTCTGGCCTATCGGTTTCCCATCACAGATAACATCCGAGGCTATCTCTCGGGAACCGGTCTGAGTGCGGAAAATATCTCCGATGCCATTTCCCCGATCGCCGGTGGTGGTTCAGGAGCCATCTCGCGATTTGGTCGCTACAACCCCGTTTTCCGTCTCAGTAGCGGTGCAGGGGTGGGGCTACAAGCGAGTTTCGGAGATTTTGGTTTAGATTTAGGCTATTTGGCTGGAAATGCCAATAATCCAACTCCTAAGAATGGCTTGTTCAATGGTGAGCAAGGAGTCTTTGCTAACCTAACCTTCTCTCCTTCGAACAACTTCAACCTGGGGGTCTTTTATGACCGCCATCACTTCCCCGGCGGACAGGTGAACCTCTCGGGTAGCACCGGGAGCCGTCGTGCGACGAATCCCTTTGGGAGTGATGTGGCGGTGGGGGCTGATACCTTGGGAAGTCAGTTCCGTTTAGGACTTGGGGCCATTGATTTGTCCGGTTGGGTTGGCTTTACTTGGGCCAATGCTCAGAATAATGGTAATGGCTTTGAGTCGGGCGATCGCGCTGAAGTCATTAACTACGCTCTGGCCCTGACGGCCCCGGATTTAGGCGGTCCAGGAAATCTAGCTGGTTTGGTGGTCGGAGTTCCCCCTCAAGCGACGCGGGTTCAACGCTCAGATCCGGCTCTGCTGGGACAAGAGGATACGGATACCTCGTTACACATTGAGGCCTTCTATCGCTATCGCCTCAGCGACAACATTGCCATTACCCCTGGGTTCTTCGTGGTCACGAACCCAGAACATAACAGCAATAACGAAGCTCAATGGGTCGGAACCATTCGGACGACCTTTAGTTTCTAA
- a CDS encoding peptidoglycan-binding protein yields MKLLLNATVLSRSFSTVMMMAAVVVVSQPSWDRPSPQPNRQLAQRSRDLNASRPLLRIGSSGSEVRELQAILQLMGFYRGAVNGEYGEQTARAVSAFQEAAGIDVDGVVGGQTWNRLFPPLPVGGVATPIYEPVNPTPDSGAVSSNQWLPSPELGNTAMSGSSLSTPPSRNLPLLSRGAEGSAVVELQLLLQDLGIYQGEIDGLYVGATITAVERFQSRSGLTVDGVVGPMTWNALLGY; encoded by the coding sequence GTGAAGCTCTTGTTAAACGCCACTGTTCTCTCTCGAAGTTTCTCGACGGTGATGATGATGGCCGCCGTCGTAGTTGTGTCCCAGCCAAGTTGGGACCGTCCTTCCCCCCAGCCGAACCGTCAACTGGCCCAACGGTCCCGCGATCTCAATGCCTCTCGTCCTCTATTACGGATTGGCAGTAGTGGCTCTGAGGTGCGGGAACTCCAGGCAATTCTACAACTGATGGGATTTTATCGCGGCGCGGTCAATGGGGAGTATGGAGAACAGACCGCTAGAGCCGTCTCAGCTTTCCAGGAAGCTGCCGGAATTGACGTTGATGGCGTGGTTGGGGGCCAGACCTGGAATCGGCTGTTCCCGCCCCTGCCAGTGGGGGGAGTGGCAACGCCAATTTATGAACCGGTTAACCCCACTCCAGACTCGGGAGCGGTCAGTTCCAATCAATGGCTACCGAGTCCTGAATTGGGGAATACGGCGATGTCGGGGAGTTCCCTGTCGACTCCCCCCAGTCGCAATTTGCCGCTGTTGTCGCGGGGGGCTGAGGGGTCGGCAGTGGTTGAACTACAACTGCTGTTACAAGATTTGGGGATCTACCAAGGTGAGATTGATGGCCTCTATGTGGGGGCGACGATCACGGCGGTGGAACGGTTCCAATCTCGTTCAGGGTTGACCGTTGATGGGGTGGTGGGACCGATGACGTGGAATGCGTTGTTGGGGTATTGA
- a CDS encoding metal-dependent phosphohydrolase, whose translation MFNATQLLIDRFVPKLQENYHRTYGGLKSDYAEIIGWAGGMALENIANSDALYHNVEHTIFVTLVGQDILRGRHIREGGVSCEDWLHFTIALLCHDIGYVKGVCRKDDPTRRLYSTGIDDTMVHLVPGATDAALTPYHVDRGKLFIDERFGGHRLIDAELIRSSMELTRFPVPAGEDHQDTSNLPGLVRAADLIGQLSDPRYLQKISALFYEFEETGTNKALGYKTPGDLRNGYPKFYWHGVYPYIKDGLKYLEVTQEGKQIVANLFSNVFRVEHAAV comes from the coding sequence ATGTTTAATGCCACCCAGTTACTCATCGACCGTTTTGTTCCCAAACTCCAGGAGAACTACCACCGCACCTACGGAGGGTTAAAGTCCGACTATGCTGAGATTATCGGCTGGGCGGGCGGTATGGCCCTTGAGAACATCGCCAACAGTGATGCCCTCTATCACAACGTGGAGCATACAATTTTTGTCACCCTCGTGGGACAGGATATCTTGCGAGGGCGACATATCCGCGAGGGAGGTGTCTCCTGTGAGGACTGGCTACATTTCACCATCGCCCTACTCTGTCATGACATTGGTTATGTCAAAGGGGTATGTCGCAAGGATGACCCCACCCGGCGTTTATACTCAACCGGGATTGACGACACCATGGTTCATCTGGTTCCAGGGGCGACGGATGCAGCCCTGACTCCCTATCATGTTGATCGCGGTAAGCTTTTTATTGATGAACGCTTTGGCGGTCATCGCCTCATTGATGCCGAACTGATTCGCAGCAGTATGGAACTAACGCGATTTCCCGTTCCCGCCGGGGAAGATCATCAAGATACCTCCAACTTGCCGGGATTAGTTCGGGCGGCGGATCTCATCGGACAACTCAGTGACCCTCGGTATTTACAAAAAATTAGTGCCCTCTTCTATGAATTTGAAGAAACAGGAACCAATAAGGCCCTAGGCTACAAAACCCCTGGAGATTTACGCAATGGCTATCCCAAGTTTTATTGGCATGGCGTGTATCCCTATATCAAAGATGGGCTTAAATACCTAGAAGTGACCCAAGAAGGGAAACAAATTGTCGCCAATCTCTTTAGTAATGTCTTTCGCGTTGAACATGCAGCGGTCTGA
- a CDS encoding pentapeptide repeat-containing protein, translating to MTRKPSNSTWLDSVEGLSLVGAVLGTVAGLAFQQLIYVSAPLALALVMNFVNRQRHEEELERSLGDRVVETRLEVERQFEDELSRVREEASLTPEEEPTTTNEDLLAVQEQLQQLQVQSQQPMVAVEELQQQISTLSTQVARALANLENLGTGVATGMLQGVVTASQEKAETDKSQSLAEDVASPEAFWQQYQQGVRQFAGVNLPQVDFSQRREYLDGTDFSQANLQEANLMGLNLGEATLKEANLDGAQLDYGNLSRAQLQNASLVGAHLRGANLRRADLRGANLENADLSYADVTDANFEGANLKGVKIFRTQGYEAALTPKFVGIT from the coding sequence ATGACACGGAAACCCTCAAATTCGACCTGGCTGGATTCTGTGGAGGGCCTATCCCTCGTGGGAGCAGTGTTAGGCACTGTGGCCGGATTGGCGTTTCAACAGTTGATCTATGTGTCGGCCCCGCTAGCGTTGGCGTTGGTGATGAATTTTGTCAATCGTCAACGTCATGAGGAAGAACTCGAACGCAGTTTGGGCGATCGCGTGGTGGAAACCCGCCTAGAGGTTGAACGTCAGTTTGAGGATGAGTTGTCCCGAGTACGTGAAGAGGCCAGCCTGACTCCTGAGGAGGAGCCAACCACGACAAATGAAGATTTATTAGCGGTTCAGGAGCAACTGCAACAGTTACAAGTTCAAAGCCAACAGCCGATGGTGGCGGTGGAGGAACTTCAGCAACAAATCAGTACGTTGTCGACTCAGGTTGCCAGAGCGTTGGCCAATTTAGAGAATCTGGGAACGGGAGTGGCGACTGGGATGCTTCAGGGGGTTGTCACCGCGTCACAGGAGAAGGCTGAGACGGATAAATCTCAGTCGCTGGCTGAGGATGTCGCCTCCCCAGAGGCATTCTGGCAACAGTATCAGCAGGGAGTTCGCCAGTTTGCAGGGGTGAATCTGCCACAGGTGGATTTTAGTCAACGGCGGGAGTATCTCGATGGGACGGACTTTAGCCAGGCTAATCTACAAGAGGCGAACTTAATGGGTCTAAATTTAGGTGAGGCAACTCTGAAGGAGGCGAACCTGGATGGGGCCCAGTTGGATTATGGCAATTTGAGTCGGGCACAACTCCAAAATGCCAGTTTAGTCGGGGCCCATTTGCGCGGGGCTAATCTACGCCGCGCCGATCTGCGCGGGGCCAATCTGGAAAATGCCGATCTCTCCTATGCGGATGTGACCGATGCCAACTTTGAGGGCGCAAATCTTAAGGGGGTTAAAATTTTCCGTACTCAGGGGTATGAAGCAGCCTTAACTCCTAAATTTGTTGGCATCACCTAG
- a CDS encoding M67 family metallopeptidase, whose protein sequence is MLGMCREQLREIGGHGERTYPHECCGLLLGTYDGRQARVMEVWPAENAWDESAAVQFEEVEDWNTQERRYTIAPELMLAAQKTARHRQWRILGIYHSHPNHEAVPSECDRRWAWPEYYYLIVSVRDGVAGESRCWRLDEDHQFQEVSLQLDSGGDA, encoded by the coding sequence ATGTTGGGGATGTGTCGGGAACAGTTGCGGGAGATTGGGGGCCATGGGGAAAGGACTTATCCTCATGAATGTTGTGGCCTGCTGTTGGGGACTTATGATGGACGACAGGCTCGGGTGATGGAGGTTTGGCCGGCTGAGAATGCTTGGGATGAGTCGGCGGCGGTTCAGTTTGAGGAGGTTGAGGATTGGAATACTCAGGAACGTCGCTATACCATTGCCCCAGAACTGATGTTGGCGGCTCAGAAGACGGCCCGTCATCGCCAATGGCGGATTTTGGGGATTTATCACTCTCACCCCAATCATGAGGCGGTTCCTTCGGAGTGCGATCGCCGCTGGGCTTGGCCGGAGTATTATTATTTGATTGTTTCTGTCCGCGATGGGGTGGCTGGGGAGAGTCGCTGCTGGCGGTTAGATGAGGACCATCAGTTTCAAGAGGTTTCCTTGCAGCTTGACTCAGGCGGCGATGCTTAA
- the moeB gene encoding molybdopterin-synthase adenylyltransferase MoeB, with protein MLNPNLEQIQLTNADYERYSRHLILPEVGLEGQKRLKAAKVLCIGTGGLGSPLLLYLAAAGIGTLGIVDFDVVDNSNLQRQVIHGTSWVGKPKIESAKTRIHEINPDCQVNLYETRLSSENALEIIEPYDIVVDGTDNFPTRYLVNDACVLLNKPNVYGSIFRFEGQATVFNYEGGPNYRDLYPEPPPPGMVPSCAEGGVLGILPGMIGVIQATETLKIILGRGTTLSGRLLLYNSLEMSFRELKLRPNPERPKIDKLIDYEQFCGIPQAKAEENKQKMDLQEMTVSELKSLMDSGSDDFVLVDVRNPNEYEIGKIDGSTLVPLPEIEDGKGVETIKSMLNGKRLIAHCKLGGRSAKALSILKEAGIEGINLKGGIAAWSEEIDASVPKY; from the coding sequence ATGCTCAATCCAAATTTAGAGCAAATTCAACTGACCAATGCGGACTATGAACGCTATTCTCGCCATCTAATCCTGCCAGAAGTGGGCTTGGAAGGGCAGAAGCGTCTGAAAGCTGCCAAAGTTCTCTGTATCGGAACGGGAGGACTCGGTTCTCCGTTGTTACTCTATCTGGCGGCGGCGGGCATCGGCACTCTGGGGATTGTGGATTTCGATGTTGTGGACAACTCGAACCTACAACGCCAGGTGATTCATGGAACCTCCTGGGTGGGGAAACCGAAAATTGAATCGGCCAAGACTCGCATTCATGAGATTAACCCCGATTGTCAGGTCAACCTCTATGAAACTCGCCTCTCGTCGGAGAATGCCCTAGAGATTATTGAACCCTACGATATCGTGGTGGATGGAACGGATAACTTCCCCACCCGCTATCTGGTCAATGATGCTTGTGTGTTGCTCAATAAACCCAATGTCTATGGCTCGATTTTCCGCTTTGAGGGCCAGGCGACGGTGTTTAACTATGAGGGGGGCCCCAATTATCGAGACTTATATCCTGAACCCCCACCGCCGGGAATGGTTCCCTCTTGTGCCGAGGGAGGCGTTTTAGGGATTTTACCGGGGATGATTGGGGTGATTCAGGCTACGGAAACTCTGAAAATTATTCTTGGCCGTGGCACAACCCTCAGTGGACGACTTCTACTGTATAATTCTTTAGAGATGTCGTTTCGTGAGTTGAAGTTACGGCCGAACCCGGAACGCCCCAAAATTGACAAACTCATTGATTATGAGCAGTTTTGTGGCATTCCCCAAGCTAAAGCGGAGGAAAATAAACAAAAGATGGATCTTCAAGAAATGACGGTCTCGGAACTGAAAAGCCTGATGGATAGTGGTTCCGATGATTTTGTGTTGGTGGATGTTCGTAACCCTAATGAGTACGAAATCGGTAAAATTGACGGTTCAACCTTGGTTCCGTTACCTGAGATTGAGGATGGGAAAGGGGTTGAGACGATTAAGTCGATGCTCAACGGCAAGCGCCTGATTGCCCATTGCAAGCTCGGCGGCCGCTCGGCGAAGGCGTTATCGATTCTTAAGGAAGCAGGAATTGAGGGCATCAACCTCAAAGGCGGGATTGCTGCCTGGAGTGAGGAAATTGATGCCTCGGTGCCGAAATACTAA
- a CDS encoding carbohydrate porin: MKDVTHLTSFLLRFSPALLAMLLLSWATDVMAKNANYVGQNGEAIMPTMSKGLEDEAIASNPPQFSQLTVEEFSLQNRQSSLEQVTSVSQLSDVQPTDWAFQALQSLVERYGCIAGYPDGTFRGNNFMTRYEFAAGLNACLDQIVAIVGNGDSLDPSDLATIRRLQEEFAAELATLRGRVDGLEARTAELEANQFSTTTKLSGEAIFAISDTFGDAIGAGEDLTQTQFAYRTRLNFDASFTGRDRLRVRLQDRNINDFRGGLTGTNMTRLGFAGNTGGVVVDDFYYRFPLGDNVQGYIGGKFDADDVANLFSPQASSGGGAISRFGRYNPLFRLASGAGAAIQGRFGDLGLDVGYLAGNANNPEPGNGLFNGEHGAFANLTYSLSNAIDLGVSYHRNYFPGGEVSLAGGTGSSRAGNPFAADVAASSDSLGGQFRLGLGAIDFSGWIGFTWANAQSNGSGFEEGDKADIINYALALTAPDLGGAGNLAGLVVGVPPQATRIQRSDPALLGREDTDTSLHIEAFYRYRLNDNIAITPGFFVITNPEHNSNNDAQWVGTLRTTFSF; encoded by the coding sequence GTGAAAGACGTAACCCATTTAACAAGTTTTCTACTTCGATTCTCCCCGGCACTTTTGGCAATGTTGCTGCTTTCTTGGGCAACGGATGTTATGGCCAAAAATGCCAATTATGTCGGACAGAACGGGGAGGCGATCATGCCGACGATGAGCAAGGGACTTGAGGACGAGGCGATCGCCTCAAACCCCCCTCAATTCTCCCAATTGACGGTGGAGGAGTTTTCCTTACAAAACCGCCAGTCATCCCTAGAGCAAGTCACGTCGGTGTCCCAACTTTCTGATGTCCAACCGACGGACTGGGCATTTCAGGCGTTGCAATCTCTGGTTGAACGCTACGGTTGTATCGCTGGATATCCCGATGGGACCTTCCGGGGCAACAACTTCATGACTCGCTACGAGTTTGCGGCGGGTCTGAATGCCTGTTTAGATCAGATTGTGGCCATTGTGGGTAACGGGGACAGTCTTGATCCCAGTGACTTGGCTACGATTCGCCGTTTGCAAGAAGAATTTGCGGCGGAGTTAGCTACATTGCGCGGCCGCGTCGATGGCTTGGAGGCTCGCACTGCTGAACTCGAAGCCAATCAGTTCTCCACCACCACCAAACTGAGTGGGGAAGCCATTTTTGCGATCTCCGACACCTTTGGGGATGCCATTGGTGCGGGTGAGGATCTGACTCAAACTCAGTTCGCCTATCGGACTCGCCTTAACTTTGATGCTAGCTTCACGGGCCGCGATCGCCTACGGGTGCGTCTGCAAGACCGCAATATCAATGATTTCCGAGGCGGCCTCACCGGCACTAACATGACCCGTCTGGGATTTGCGGGCAATACCGGCGGAGTTGTCGTGGATGACTTCTACTATCGTTTCCCCCTCGGGGATAACGTCCAAGGCTATATCGGTGGTAAATTCGATGCCGATGATGTTGCCAATCTCTTCTCCCCTCAAGCCAGTAGTGGTGGCGGGGCCATCTCCCGTTTTGGACGCTACAATCCCCTGTTTCGTCTCGCCTCGGGTGCAGGGGCTGCGATTCAAGGCCGCTTCGGTGATCTTGGCTTAGATGTCGGATACCTTGCCGGCAATGCGAATAACCCCGAACCCGGTAATGGCCTCTTCAATGGTGAACATGGAGCGTTTGCTAATCTCACCTACTCTCTGAGCAATGCCATTGATTTAGGCGTCTCCTATCACCGCAACTATTTCCCCGGTGGTGAGGTGAGCCTTGCTGGCGGGACGGGTAGTAGTCGCGCCGGAAATCCCTTCGCCGCTGATGTAGCTGCGTCGTCGGATTCCTTAGGCGGCCAGTTCCGGCTGGGATTGGGGGCGATTGATTTCTCGGGTTGGATTGGCTTCACGTGGGCCAATGCTCAAAGTAATGGCAGTGGCTTCGAGGAAGGGGATAAAGCGGATATTATCAACTATGCTTTGGCTCTGACTGCACCCGACCTAGGCGGTGCGGGTAATTTGGCAGGGTTAGTGGTTGGGGTTCCCCCTCAAGCGACTCGGATTCAACGCTCAGATCCGGCTCTGCTGGGACGAGAAGATACGGATACGTCGTTGCACATTGAGGCCTTCTATCGCTATCGCCTCAACGATAACATTGCCATTACCCCTGGCTTCTTTGTGATCACCAACCCGGAACACAACAGCAATAACGATGCTCAGTGGGTCGGGACTCTGCGCACAACCTTCAGTTTTTAG
- a CDS encoding homoserine dehydrogenase, whose product MTYKVGILGLGTVGTGTAQILTDPSGRHPLLTELEIAQVGVRSLDKPRAVDLPSSIFTTDLEAIVSNPDLDIIVELIGGVEPARSLILKAIAHGKHIVTANKAVISRHGDEIFDAANEKGVYVMLEAAVGGGIPVIQPLKQALGVNRIKRVTGIVNGTTNYILTRMKNEGADFADVLADAQRLGYAEADPTADVDGLDAADKIAILASLAFGGRIRLEDVHCEGIRHISSTEIDYAEKLGFIIKLLAIAQEDIPENSNDGTPQKLSLKVHPTLLPKSHPLASVDGVFNAILVEGEPLGQVMFFGPGAGAGATASAVVSDILNIAAILQTETEPIPHPLLSCTHQHFCAIAPMEDSVTRFYVRVKTQDSSGVIGQLGTCFGDHDVSLESIVQIGLQDNLAEIVLVTHHVREGDFRTALDSISQLEAVADIPSVIRVW is encoded by the coding sequence GTGACATATAAAGTCGGTATACTCGGATTAGGTACAGTTGGCACAGGAACGGCACAAATCCTAACAGACCCCTCAGGCCGTCATCCCCTCCTCACAGAGTTGGAGATTGCTCAAGTGGGGGTGCGATCGCTCGACAAACCCCGAGCGGTGGACTTACCCAGTTCGATCTTCACCACAGACTTAGAGGCGATCGTCAGTAACCCTGACTTAGATATTATCGTTGAACTCATTGGCGGGGTTGAACCCGCGCGATCGCTCATCCTCAAGGCGATCGCCCACGGAAAACATATTGTCACCGCCAACAAAGCCGTCATTTCCCGTCATGGCGATGAAATCTTCGACGCCGCCAACGAGAAAGGCGTTTACGTCATGCTCGAAGCCGCTGTCGGCGGGGGGATTCCCGTGATTCAACCTCTCAAACAAGCGTTGGGGGTTAATCGCATCAAACGAGTCACCGGGATTGTCAACGGAACCACCAACTATATCCTCACCCGCATGAAGAATGAGGGGGCGGACTTTGCGGACGTTCTCGCCGATGCCCAACGCCTCGGCTATGCGGAGGCTGACCCCACCGCTGATGTAGACGGCTTAGATGCGGCTGATAAAATTGCCATTTTGGCCTCGTTAGCCTTTGGCGGCCGCATTCGCCTGGAGGATGTCCATTGCGAGGGAATTCGTCACATTAGTTCCACGGAAATCGACTACGCCGAAAAACTGGGTTTTATTATTAAACTCTTGGCGATCGCCCAAGAAGACATCCCGGAAAACAGTAACGATGGAACTCCTCAAAAACTCTCCCTCAAAGTCCATCCCACCCTACTCCCCAAATCCCATCCCTTGGCCAGTGTCGATGGGGTGTTTAATGCCATCTTGGTTGAAGGAGAACCCCTCGGACAAGTGATGTTCTTTGGTCCAGGGGCCGGGGCCGGGGCCACCGCCAGTGCTGTGGTTTCGGATATCCTCAATATCGCCGCCATCCTCCAAACCGAAACCGAGCCAATTCCTCATCCCCTCCTCAGTTGCACTCACCAACATTTCTGTGCGATCGCCCCCATGGAGGACTCGGTGACACGTTTCTATGTCCGGGTCAAAACCCAAGATTCTTCAGGGGTCATTGGCCAACTCGGAACTTGTTTCGGCGATCATGATGTCAGCCTAGAATCCATCGTGCAAATTGGCTTACAAGACAACCTAGCCGAGATTGTCTTGGTCACCCATCATGTCCGTGAAGGTGATTTCCGCACCGCCTTAGATAGCATCTCCCAACTTGAAGCTGTGGCAGATATTCCCAGCGTCATTCGCGTTTGGTAA
- a CDS encoding adenylate/guanylate cyclase domain-containing protein: MALGTYLILEQVFQIDSRIPLPNLGYLGLWFYLGWICVICNLSVYLYERLRRSEFTARKQLEDAYHRIALEQERSEKLLLNILPHTIAKRLKEQTEYVAIADSFSHAGVLFADIVGFTALSSQVSPPELVQLLNEIFSEFDRLADLHGLEKIKTIGDAYMVVSGLPEARDDYAEAIADMALDMRDALIQFNQQHQQEDYPAFSMRVGIAIGPVVAGVIGLKKFIYDLWGDTVNLASRMESHGLPDSIQVTQETYQALKQNYRLDYRGEIEIKGKGKTPTYLLLKKSPKPSSEERFNSH, encoded by the coding sequence ATGGCTTTGGGAACGTATCTGATCTTAGAACAGGTCTTTCAGATTGACTCCCGGATTCCCCTGCCCAACCTGGGTTACTTAGGCCTCTGGTTTTATTTGGGTTGGATTTGTGTGATTTGCAATTTATCTGTTTATCTTTACGAACGACTGCGGCGATCAGAGTTTACGGCCCGCAAACAGTTGGAAGATGCCTATCACCGTATTGCCCTGGAACAGGAGCGATCGGAGAAGCTGCTGCTGAATATCTTGCCTCATACCATTGCCAAGCGGTTGAAAGAACAGACCGAATATGTGGCGATCGCCGATAGTTTCAGTCATGCCGGGGTCTTATTTGCCGATATTGTCGGCTTTACGGCTCTATCAAGTCAAGTGTCTCCCCCGGAACTGGTGCAACTGCTGAATGAGATTTTTTCCGAGTTCGATCGCCTCGCCGATCTCCATGGACTCGAAAAAATCAAAACCATCGGCGATGCCTATATGGTGGTTTCCGGACTACCCGAGGCCCGAGACGACTACGCCGAGGCGATCGCCGATATGGCGTTAGATATGCGAGACGCCTTAATTCAGTTCAATCAGCAGCATCAACAGGAAGATTATCCCGCCTTTTCGATGCGAGTAGGGATTGCGATCGGGCCCGTGGTGGCTGGGGTCATCGGTCTGAAAAAGTTTATCTATGACCTCTGGGGAGACACCGTCAACCTGGCCAGTCGCATGGAATCCCACGGCTTACCCGATAGCATCCAGGTCACCCAGGAAACCTATCAGGCCCTCAAACAGAACTATCGCCTGGACTATCGCGGCGAAATCGAGATTAAGGGCAAAGGCAAAACCCCCACCTACCTCCTCCTGAAAAAATCTCCAAAACCCTCATCTGAAGAGCGATTCAACTCTCATTAG